In the genome of Myxococcus stipitatus, one region contains:
- a CDS encoding AzlC family ABC transporter permease, with product MGKVDRALLRDVGAVALAAGVVGVSFGALAVAAGMPVWLAALMSVVVFAGGSQFVAVGMVAAGGSPVAAVLAGLLLNARHLPFGLVVADVLGRKWPMKLLGAHLMVDESVAFALAQRDPERRRAAYWLCGGLLFVGWNVGVVAGGWIGKTVGNPESLGLDAAFPACMLALLLPSLLPPKKEETVAAEAGAKATKARKVALVGAVIALAATPVLPAGLPVLLSILAVGVALR from the coding sequence ATGGGAAAAGTGGATCGCGCCCTCTTGCGGGACGTGGGGGCGGTGGCGCTTGCCGCGGGTGTGGTGGGTGTGTCGTTTGGCGCGCTCGCGGTGGCGGCGGGCATGCCCGTGTGGCTGGCCGCGCTCATGTCGGTGGTGGTGTTCGCGGGCGGTTCACAGTTCGTGGCGGTGGGGATGGTGGCCGCGGGAGGCAGTCCCGTGGCGGCGGTGCTCGCGGGCTTGTTGCTCAACGCGAGGCATCTGCCGTTCGGCCTGGTGGTGGCGGATGTGCTGGGGCGCAAGTGGCCCATGAAGCTGCTGGGCGCGCACCTGATGGTGGATGAGTCCGTGGCGTTCGCGCTGGCGCAGCGAGACCCGGAGCGCCGGCGCGCGGCCTATTGGCTGTGTGGCGGACTGCTGTTCGTGGGCTGGAACGTGGGCGTGGTGGCGGGCGGGTGGATTGGGAAGACGGTGGGGAACCCGGAGTCGCTGGGGCTGGATGCGGCGTTTCCGGCGTGCATGCTCGCGCTGCTGTTGCCGTCGCTGCTGCCTCCGAAGAAGGAGGAGACGGTGGCGGCCGAGGCTGGAGCCAAGGCGACGAAGGCGCGCAAGGTGGCGCTGGTGGGGGCGGTCATCGCGCTGGCGGCGACGCCGGTGTTGCCAGCGGGCCTGCCGGTGTTGTTGTCGATTCTCGCGGTGGGAGTGGCTCTGCGATGA
- a CDS encoding XRE family transcriptional regulator, with protein sequence MPVKRTPKPLRPLDAIASALRRERERADVSLSELARRANVSKSTLSQLEAGTGNPSIETLWALAVALGIPFSRLVDPPIRQVKVIRAGEGAAIRSEQAHFTGIMLSACPPGARRDLYVINLEPGSSRQAQAHIPGSVEHLYVSKGRLRTGPSDTTVELGPGDYATFPGDVPHFYEALAPHTVAVLLMEHV encoded by the coding sequence ATGCCGGTAAAACGAACGCCCAAGCCGCTCCGCCCGTTGGATGCCATCGCCAGTGCGTTGCGCCGGGAGCGGGAGCGCGCGGACGTCTCGCTGTCGGAGCTCGCCCGGCGCGCCAACGTCTCCAAGTCCACCCTCTCCCAGCTGGAGGCCGGCACCGGCAATCCCAGCATCGAGACCCTGTGGGCCCTGGCCGTCGCCCTGGGCATCCCCTTCAGCCGGCTCGTGGACCCGCCCATCCGCCAGGTGAAGGTCATCCGCGCGGGCGAGGGCGCCGCCATCCGCTCCGAGCAGGCCCACTTCACGGGCATCATGCTCTCGGCCTGTCCTCCCGGTGCGCGCAGGGACCTCTACGTCATCAACCTGGAGCCCGGCTCCTCGCGCCAGGCCCAGGCCCACATCCCCGGCAGCGTCGAGCACCTCTACGTCAGCAAGGGGCGCCTGCGCACAGGTCCCTCGGACACCACGGTGGAGCTCGGGCCCGGGGATTACGCGACCTTTCCCGGGGATGTTCCCCACTTCTACGAAGCGCTCGCCCCGCACACCGTCGCCGTCCTCCTCATGGAGCACGTGTAG